ataaacgaaaatacacgaagataaacgaaaatacacgaaaataaacgaaggtaaacgaaaatacacgaagataaacgaaaataaacgaaaatacacgaaaataaacgaagatactcgaaaaaaaaacatggttaCACTATTGTTAAAtcgttaaatttgaaaatgttacaAACTAGGAAATTTAAATACCGGTGTATTATTTAGTATGTGATCTCAATCAATGAGACATTTGAGCTGGAATTTGGGAAAATAATCCATCGGTATTTATATCCTTTCCGCTGATACATTTGTATGTATACGTATATTACGTTTGTAATACGtatttacgtaaataattttccCAGTTATGCGTTGATTGACTCTCATCAATAAAGAGAACTGTTCGCATTTATAAAATCCAAACGCACAAATCAATCTTGTTGCGAACTTTCTGAGCTGCGGAAAATTGTCttcatcactacatattataaaacaaagtcgctttctctgtccctatgtccctttatatgcttaagggcctgtttcacaatgtatggataaagtgccaaatagcttattcgaaagataaaagttccgaataagatacttggcatttcatgacaaatagcgctatctgacagtcgtgaaacgcaaaaatactgtttatcttacaaataagtaacatatagcttatttggaacttatccggacattgtgaaacaggcccttaatctttgaaactacgcaacggattttgatgcggttataattacattttttccgcttacattgcaaacgcaggctgaaccctacgagttttatcaaaataatgtgctaagtattgtacacattgaaaaggtctacagaaaagtccctgatggtatatgtctatctcttatggataacccacatttttatatacaacgttcacagtttttctgtagtgtatttagtatcagcattgcacccgtgcgaagccggggctgGTCGCTAGTTATGTATATatcgtttaactagcggcctgaaagatattcagtcTCAGCGTTTGTTACAGCATTTAATTAACTGGCTGGCTAATATTTTGGCCATTCGTACGGTAGAGTCATTATTTGGTAGGAATAAAGCAAGGGATGAAAAATATGGCTTTAAATTTACAGCCGAAGCCATTTCGATGCTCCAAAAACAGCCGAGGAGAAAGTAAAGAAGCCGGCTGATGTGTTTGGCGATCTTCTTGGAAGTCAGGGATACGACTTCGCGAAACGTGACTCGGGTCCGAAGACAATGAACGCTATGAGAAAAGAGGAGATGGTCAAAGAAATGGACCCGGAAAAACTGAAGATTATCGATTGGGTATGATGTTTTTTACACTGTACACCATAGAGTAAATATGCGTTGTTTAGAATGTTtcagttatataattttttcttttcgtTTTGCATTCTAAGTATAcctaagaatatattaaattagaattaattgaaaaacagTTTCAAGCTAAACAATTTCCggtaatgaataaaatttaataaaaaaattttggctgtgcaccaatggactttctttcttgcgcatttaatattcgctcgaacggtgaaggaaaacatcgtgagcaaaccgacatgtcttagaacCAAAAGGTCGATTGTGTCATTCACAAAAGGATCACCTTCTTGCCTGTCATATTGACTTGAATCACACAGAAATCTGGTGTCAGACttggttgtagtgccactgatttattatttacttataatactGTTTCATCACATTATTTGAATTACCTTTTGAGTTATACGTACAACAGTTATTAGACTTTATGAAATTCCTAGTAGACaagagataataaattatttatttatttatttctttattgtataaattaaatagtagaagttggtatggtggaaacataaactggacacagtttttctgtttttatttttttccggTATTATTTTCGCTATgtaaattagatataagaAACAGGGTCAGCGAATAcagggcttttattattattagcacaCAGGAGTATAGATTAATGTTTTGTACAACTTCCTGTGTGTTTAAACCAGACGGAGGGCAAGAAGGCGAACATTCGTGCTCTTCTGTGTTCGCTGCATACAGTTGTGTGGGACGACTGTCGGTGGACACGATGCGACATGTCCCAACTGGTGACTCCCGCAGACGTCAAACGAAACTATAGGAAGGCGTGTCTCGCTGTACATCCCGATAAGGTAAATTGTcagatttaaaattcttatcaACGTTTAAACTGGACCAATTCATGAAACTTGTATTGTTTCCAAAGATATAGAAGAGTAAGTGACTTTTAGTTTGTGATAATTTTGTGgataaacatacattgcaCTTGCACGTGTTTTAATAGGTCGTACTGAAAtgatattaagaatatttttatttttttgatgaaaataaCTGAATCGGAGAAATGTTTTTAAGGAATATgtctgttgtttttatttatataataaaagcaataGATCagtgattaaaatttaaattttgtgttaatatattaatttaacaacttAAAAGTCTTGTTTGCTAGTTTTGCTGATGGCTGGTAACTAACTCATCCGATTtggagttttttaaatattaaattttgtctacataattaataatgatcaTCTCTTTGAAGATATTAttgagaattttttttctcatttatAGCACGTAACTAAATAAGCAAGTTTTCAAGCAAGAAATTTCTGAAAGATAATTGCAtaagaaatttttgtttacagCAAATGGGCACACAGAACGAAAATATAgcaaaaatgatatttatggAACTAAATAACGCATGGAGTGAATTCGAGAATGACACcaaacaacaaaatttattcCAGACATAAATGCTCGCTGTCCTGCCCATTACAGTCCTGTATGAGAAGGAAAGCAATATCTAAATATACTCGATATTTTTGCTGCagctaaaacaataaatattccaGGTTTTTTATGAGTTTACTTGCTTAGTTTGTACAAACATTCGACTCGAAATAGTTTAAGTTTGAGAGTGTTGCTAGTTtagcataatattaaaattatttatttcgcatTTCACTATAAGTACATTTAGGCGCAAGTTTTTATGTGCCCCTAAGACGAACAATTTTCTGTCcttcaaaaatgtaattgtcaAAAACTGACGTACACCTTCTATTTGTCAAAACGTAAACTGTGTTGAGGATACTGTCATAGATTATAAATCAGATAGTATTATCTATAGTTTAGTCAAATGTAGCTttcgtatataatttaatattggatATGTTCTGTGcgtatctaaaaatatagatagtCTGATTTGGTACTTACAATTTTGTGGTGGTAAACTGATTTTCAGAGattctattatttcttttgtgGCGAGAATTTAAAGACTAAGTTcaagaaattatttagtaatatagtattttttctattttgcgTGTATATAGTTCAAGATTTATAGATAAGCTTTAGGTGCGCCCGCGCAACTGTTTACGAAACAATATGGTGAATGGTATATTTTATCATGTAAGATGTAGCAAAGTTACTCCTTTAGAACGAATAGTGGTTGGTAGTAACTcctaaaaattgtattgagCTTAACGTTTTATACATTCCGATGTCTGgtcaaatatgttatttaaatttaacggaAAAAGTTACGATAGAGTTGCCATGCATgtcacattattttttccagGTCTCCTTTATTTTCATTCTTTATCCTGTGGTTTCCGCATTTAGTATTATTCTTGAAAATTAGATTTTCCATATGGCAACTCTAGTTACACGCTATAacgttatataatttaatttaaaccagTGCAATTGTTCCTAGAGTAATGTCTTATGTTGGCCTACAATGGTAGTGTTTATGAATTCTAAATGTATATACGTCGCATTAATTCGAGCAAATGTCAGAGTAAGACAACAATACATTTGTCTGTTCGTCAATGGTTCGAGGATGCACGAAGCGTGCCCGATCTCTGTATATTTTGCTTATATTTGactatgtatatttaacaaagttgttcaaaataaatattatgatatacagtgctattgttttatttaactttttaaagatttttttggtTGTGCGTTCTGCTATACCCTTAAGTAAGTTGTATTGCTAAACTTTGCCTTTGCATTTtcctaaaattattgttaaagaaatacaaattcaCGTACTATATTTCGTATCAGGGTCACGGTATACGGTCCCAGTAGAAAGTGTCAGCGACCCTGGAGCCTCTGTACCGCGGCTTTGTAGGAACCTGTCGAGgtatttttagtgggtattgttCGCCCAGTCTTTGAATAGCAGAAATTTTGGTGTTGGTCGATTCCAACATACCCCTGCAACAGTGCAGGGGATGCGCAAATTCATTTCTACctcgaatataaaaaaaagggtcACGGTATACACAATAGTAGCTCGTACGGCAGAGGAAAATGTGAAAAAACAGACTTGCGTGTATAAGGTAGGTATAGTCTGGttacctacttgtctattaagaaaatatcacGAACTAACAAACTAGCTGTGGTCTCTGGCTAGAAGCTAGAAGGCTACTGCTGTAGAACAGtatgctcctcagcataatgttgagccagggccaattaCACACAACACACGTTACATACTTAAGTACATAgtagtttaaagaaaaaaattgttattgctcattccctttttttattatggttttttttttgtgtttcgttagttataaatgttatctaTGTCAGCTCCAAAAAGTTCGACCTACAGGTTGAAgaattttttgtattccaTAAATGTTGTTTCAACATAAGTGACGTTGTAAAGCGTGATTGAATATCTCACTGACAATGTGTCCTTGCAATACAAGTGCCGCTTATCCGTTCTGTTTGTTGTTGGCATAACACACACACCAGCATATCaattaatagtatattaattgatatgCTGCATTACTAGTATATAAGGTGTAAATCGTTATGCCTATACTTTTAACTAGAGGCCCGTCTCCGCTTCGCACAGgtggtaattaattttttgtaaatattgatatgttcCTTAATATAGTGGAAGATTTTTTTGCTCATTAAGTTTACGCAGCGCATGCGaggaaagatattttataggcatttttttacaccttaAGTAACATTATTATAGTGTTAGTAGGGATCCTTAAttcttgaaataaaactaGTCTATATCATTCAGTGATAATGTAGCCttcaaatggtgaaagaattttaaaaatcggtccagtacctTCTGAGCCAATTGTACAAACGTACTtacatataaatctttaaatgtctatagctttttttaaaaataaaaaggctcGATCAatacaatgtaaaataaacaaattcataTCAGTTTTgcgtaattttgtttttgtaattaatgttatttttaattttacgaaatgaaaacaattttacgtaaaaatacatttatttttaactaaggTCAACTTCCTTCAATCTTTACATCGAGACATCCATATTTCTCCAATAACTCTTGTTTCTTTCTTCTGAGTAATGCTTCTTCTACATCTTTCTGTGAAGGCACTGCTACGTGTGAAACTAGCTTTTCTTCGTCGTCCTCAAGCCGTTTGTCTTCGGGCTGGAAATTACATTACgtattaaatgattattttattatggattttgtattaggtatattatttggttttcttattattttatttccatcCTGATCTCAATAATGAGGTTTCTTCGACAGATTTTGAGAAAAGTAAGTACATGGATATTTCATcgtattttcaataaaatctttggtacaatatttattactactacgcactactttaaaaaaatgttcctgTCTTATATTGaagctaaaattaattatactaagtactaaatttattaaaaatcacttttaagttactagtaatattaaaaatatttttaattcatatgtatatataacgtataaacatttttatttttattatcgcGCTACGTTCACTAGAAGCGAAGcaccaaataaaaatgttgcaaAAACCGATGAAATAATTCCTTCTAAGACCGTCTCTTAATAGTACGAAATTCGAATTAGTGCGTTCTTCtgttatttgctaaaaaccaaatttgtatgtagtatatttaaaattcggaGAATATATTAGATCTACCAAGCTgcttatcaaaattttatttttgattgatttttggGAAAAGATTTCGCGCATTAATCCTGCAGCCGGATCTTAGactattaatttcaatatcgtgtgtgtatatatatatatatatatatatactattaaaattgaattaaaaatgaacaaaCTTACGTCTTCTGGATAGATATTCTCCTCTTCGGGTAATTCTTCTTCTGTGTTCTGCTCTTTATTTCTTTCCCATTCATCCATTACTCTCGCTATTGCTGAAAGAAAAACAAGGAGTTTTAATACACTGTATATTTCTATAACAAGACGTAACTCACAAAATGTTTGTGACCGACCAATCAGGAAGAACTTGCAGACAGTTGACAATTTGACGCGGGACAGATTGTAATTTAACGGTTTCACTTCGGTAGATTACAATATAGCGAAAAATGATGCGTTGAATTGCAATCATAATGATACGGTTCACAATCTATGgatagtttacaatcttactagatagattgtaatataacgatgtttacaatcttacggtgacatatacatttcatatattcattttataatttaccatTTTTCTCAGCTTCCTTCTCCAACGGTTCCAGGAGTCCATCATCATCATCTCTGTAACCGTAGTAATCTGCGTCCACGTCACGCATCAGATCTGCGCGAGTTCTACGAGGCGGCGGCGGAGGCTCTTGCTCGAATAATTCTCTCACACCTAAcatttagaaataaacattattattaaaactccGAGGTATCGCAAGTTTTGCAACAAATTCTGTTTatcgatattaaaaaataaataattcaccGAATTCAAACTGAATGAAAATGAACTGTTTTAAAGATCGTCTGGTATATAGAAGATAAACTGTACATAATGTTATTTAGAAAATCTACATCCTACAGACAGCAATGATGCTTAATTGTAAAATGgtcaaattgaaaaatgatatgtGATTAACAATCTAACAAAAGTATGTGTATATACAATCGTTTTACTAATTGTATACAGTCGTATAAAACCATATCGATAATCAGATTatcttaaaaagaaaaaaaatattagtactCAGTAAATTCGTAAATTACGGCAAGAGTATGCTGAAGTTTGAGAGTGGCACCTTTAAGAGACGTTCGGCGTGCTTTACGGCTGACAAAAAAAGTATAGATTTGTGTGGTATTTATTCAATTGcgcctatttattattaattgttgttgtattattttatattgtttgttatgtaactgtaaacaaaataattgctGTGATCTGAGACTGATCTTATAAAGTACTGTATTTTGCCTGTTGTACTTTTTACTATTGTAATCGACAATCGAATAAAATTCCTAcatattaggtacttaataacaacgtcatcggctggTACGACTATCGTTTTATACTACCAATTATGAGTTGTCTCTTCCGTgtgttataacagattttgagagcaatattaatgtattagtatagtttctcatgtaagtgaaCGCTCTTAATgagaaattaataacttaaagcataacttaaaaaaattaccagcTAATTATTTCAGCAAATCTAGGAAACTAAACCaacttgtaaaaatataagcttAATAGAAATATCATCAAACCTGGTAAATCCTTGGCGGCGCCAAAATACTTGTAACCCCGATTTCCTGGCACTTCCTTGCCATCTTGGTCCAACATCCGCGGCCCGACTCTCGCATG
This DNA window, taken from Pieris rapae chromosome 16, ilPieRapa1.1, whole genome shotgun sequence, encodes the following:
- the LOC110998384 gene encoding pre-mRNA-splicing factor ISY1 homolog produces the protein MARNAEKAMTTLARWRAAQVQEAGGQRERRPYLASECNDLPQAEKWRLQIVREIAKKVAQIQNAGLGEFRIRDLNDEINKLMREKRHWEVQIRSLGGPDHARVGPRMLDQDGKEVPGNRGYKYFGAAKDLPGVRELFEQEPPPPPRRTRADLMRDVDADYYGYRDDDDGLLEPLEKEAEKNAIARVMDEWERNKEQNTEEELPEEENIYPEDPEDKRLEDDEEKLVSHVAVPSQKDVEEALLRRKKQELLEKYGCLDVKIEGS